A region of Heliangelus exortis chromosome 4, bHelExo1.hap1, whole genome shotgun sequence DNA encodes the following proteins:
- the RPL34 gene encoding large ribosomal subunit protein eL34, protein MPCFPSVFPRAPLFERSPPPFRFLFRVRRLQVSKMVQRLTYRRRLSYNTASNKTRLSRTPGNRIVYLYTKKVGKAPKSACGICPGRLRGVRAVRPKVLMRLSKTKKHVSRAYGGSMCAKCVRDRIKRAFLIEEQKIVVKVLKAQAQSQKSK, encoded by the exons ATGCCCTGCTTCCCCAGTGTTTTTCCTAG AGCGCCGCTATTTGAACGTTCACCGCCGCCTTTCCGCTTCCTCTTCCGGGTCCGGCGGCTCCAG GTGTCCAAAATGGTTCAGCGCCTGACCTACCGCCGTAGGTTGTCCTACAACACAGCTTCCAACAAGACCAGACT GTCCCGAACACCCGGGAACAGGATTGTTTACCTTTACACCAAGAAAGTGGGGAAGGCACCCAAGTCAGCATGTGGTATATGCCCAGGGAGACTTCGTGGT GTCCGTGCTGTGCGTCCTAAAGTTCTTATGAGGCTGTCAAAAACCAAGAAGCACGTGAGCAGAGCCTATGGGGGCTCCATGTGTGCCAAGTGTGTCCGTGACAG aaTCAAACGTGCTTTCCTTATTGAAGAGCAGAAGATTGTTGTGAAAGTGTTGAAGGCACAGGCACAGAGCCAGAAGTCAAAGTGA
- the OSTC gene encoding oligosaccharyltransferase complex subunit OSTC gives METLFRLPFAVLECPNIKLKRPSWVHMPSAMTVYALVVVSYFLITGGIIYDVIVEPPSVGSMTDEHGHQRPVAFLAYRVNGQYIMEGLASSFLFTMGGLGFIILDRSNAPNIPKLNRFLLLFIGFVSVLLSFFMARVFMRMKLPGYLMG, from the exons ATGGAGACGCTGTTCCGCCTCCCGTTCGCCGTGCTGGAGTGCCCCAACATCAAGCTGAAGCGGCCGAGCTGGGTGCACATGCCCTCGGCCATGACGGTGTACGCGCTGGTCGTGGTCTCCTATTTCCTCATCACCGGAG GGATCATCTACGACGTGATCGTGGAGCCTCCCAGCGTGGGGTCGATGACAGACGAGCACGGGCACCAGAGGCCGGTGGCTTTCTTGGCGTACAG agTGAATGGTCAATATATTATGGAAGGGCTTGCATCCAGTTTCCTCTTCACAATGGGTGGCCTGGGGTTCATCATTCTGGATCGATCCAATGCACCAAATATCCCCAAGCTGAACaggtttcttctgctctttATTGGATTTGTCAGTGTGCTTCTGAGCTTCTTCATGGCCAGAGTTTTCATGAGGATGAAACTACC GGGTTACTTGATGGGTTAG